Proteins encoded together in one Epinephelus lanceolatus isolate andai-2023 chromosome 4, ASM4190304v1, whole genome shotgun sequence window:
- the cxcr5 gene encoding C-X-C chemokine receptor type 5, with the protein MAVTNTFQAFELGDSYDLGNDTDYNYSNIKEEEETFCEDNKGIGWQTFHAMFQPLLYSLSFLLGVAGNGLMITVLLRRWRLLRITEIYLLHLALADLMLLVTFPFYVVENINGWLFGEFLCKLIGLMQNLNLHCGCFLLACIGFDRYLAIVHAIPSMQSRRPRTVHLTCMLLWLVCFGLSVPNAVFLSVKEDPTSTPRLSCFYHHFSIHASNWVLANRVLDHLCFFLPLAVMSYCYTAVVVTLRNSQKSKAKQGAIRLAVLVTLIFFFCWLPYNITLLIKTVSDQYNINCELMVNLPPALDLTKSLGFSHCCLNPFLYAFVGVRFRRELIRLICKLGCSRVCLSFIRPQGHSRPSISDGATTTSTILI; encoded by the exons ATGGCTGTAACAAACACCTTTCAAGCTTTTGAG CTGGGTGACTCATATGATTTGGGGAATGACACAGACTACAATTACAGCAacataaaagaagaagaagaaaccttCTGTGAGGACAATAAGGGGATTGGCTGGCAGACCTTTCATGCCATGTTTCAACCTCTGCTGTACAGCTTGAGCTTCCTGCTGGGTGTGGCAGGGAATGGCCTGATGATAACAGTCCTCCTGAGACGTTGGCGCCTCCTGCGCATCACTGAGATCTACCTGCTGCACCTCGCCCTGGCTGACCTCATGCTCCTTGTCACGTTTCCTTTTTATGTAGTTGAAAATATAAATGGTTGGCTGTTTGGGGAGTTTCTCTGCAAGCTTATTGGCCTGATGCAAAATCTTAACCTCCACTGTGGGTGTTTCCTTCTAGCATGCATTGGGTTTGATCGCTATTTGGCTATTGTTCATGCTATTCCTAGTATGCAAAGTCGACGTCCAAGAACAGTGCACCTGACATGCATGTTATTGTGGCTGGTCTGTTTTGGTTTATCAGTACCCAATGCTGTGTTTCTTTCTGTAAAGGAAGACCCTACGAGCACACCTAGGCTCTCCTGTTTCTATCATCATTTCTCTATCCATGCAAGCAACTGGGTTTTGGCCAACAGAGTTTTAGATCATCTGTGCTTTTTCCTACCTCTGGCTGTCATGAGCTATTGTTACACAGCAGTGGTAGTTACTTTGCGCAACAGTCAAAAAAGCAAAGCTAAGCAAGGGGCAATTCGATTGGCTGTCCTTGTCActctcatttttttcttctgttggcTGCCTTATAATATCACCTTACTGATAAAAACTGTGAGTGACCAATATAATATAAACTGTGAACTTATGGTCAACCTGCCTCCCGCCCTTGATCTGACGAAGAGCCTGGGGTTCTCACACTGTTGCCTGAACCCTTTCTTGTACGCCTTTGTTGGGGTGCGGTTTCGCAGGGAGCTTATACGCTTAATTTGTAAACTGGGCTGCAGCCGAGTTTGCCTATCTTTCATTAGACCTCAAGGTCACAGTCGCCCTTCCATTTCTGATGGAGCAACAACAACCAGCACCATCCTCATCTAA
- the bcl9l gene encoding B-cell CLL/lymphoma 9-like protein has product MHPDNKLANHGKQVTSDSRSQIPSVNQQAQQQQGAAGHLGPKGVGAGNHGVKTNQMSPGNPGLKAVSQSVSSVGGMLKTKSKRERSVSIDSGESRNAVPPALETDAKGEGVMRSKRRCVLEKKQPYSGDEWCSGPDTEEDEDKPHTATHRECGLAGPIQGLSDRLSAGPVSEPAGPVMGCGVGPGLKTEPPLPSQQVVYVFTTSLANSAAEAVMKGQTDSILLFHQQNVSHTKLEQGHTSGKLPNQSEKANSSSSPPTGTPKSQSGTPRPASAGVGGPLHPAGTPSSAGHSDNESSQTRPGGVSSNNNIVVHRSEGGSTATPAGPVPGTGDGEGAGGMSLPVATVSPSGSPSILSAHLQGDTGQRGGPGHTDGLSKEQLEHRERSLQTLRDIERLLLRSGASGGPGDTGGSNNNSSNNSSNLNNNNNTDRSGILEDSDNGTNNSGNCSSGNMLSSALAPMGGMKKYEEPLQSIISQTQSLAGPALDSPQMDSHHNLPQHPHHQLSSPGVDMGPLLGPEGLTPEQMAWRKLQEEYYQEKRRQQEIQPPTHPQHFRMMTEIGMHGGPMMMRGPPPPYHSKPGDQQWGPGNMMGGGIGGNARMMDMHQEGPRGPRFLGQMQRGPPGGGGFPGSAGGVLSVEGLGPQRPTRPGMIWLDDMPNNIGGGGPFHGCYPGGPPQHMQGDPEHLLTHEEMFRLMEKRQMQGIPRFELDRLAKQQQQGNLGSRIIDNPGGPDFHSLGIGRGLPSTRGDPMDFPGSREIMGSPGGGPQIRDLVDSHLGSNLPMNMNPQMNVQQQQQMMLSQKLRGGPAGGGPLGDMFSPGEISRIRASQNGRGANKGMIPGPDGPFQFPHQGPFSGGQVDGPYLQQPGPEMFGPEQQGHNQMGGTSRLSHMPMTGGLRGVDLGPRHPSDLSINVNPLTSPSVPRPHQLKSPSLNQEPSPLLPSPSAPGLKSPSQISSAGHHPTLPPASGAGTPSSSSMKSPQIMGSTNLGLHSPSASPGRLKSPAMAVGSPGWASPKTALPSPGGPTSGKVVGNGGSSSTETGQSLPPRSSNSTPISQPGSMNPSMPFTSSPDNPPSQNPLSLIMSQMSKYAMPSSTPLYHDAIKTIATSDDEMLPDRPLLSGVSIGGNMGNSQTSQILVSQGSIGPHSDPQSPMGIVSQGQQHLPHDASGPVLSSPNQMGMPAMNSAMMGGGAPEGMGPCNVSPMSQNQMTGFPRIQPPPHGHMHSPIGRMSQNFSQSNEDILPPQQLHLLRKGHPHQRPSHPSDSFASLPMGDGPDLSEVIRPSHTGIPEFDLSRIIPSDKPSSTLQYFPKSEPHQNPHQGPPSQQPTPQQLLKQLSSSGPSSNPHLANLQNMMAEQQLPLHPSHGGIRQNMGIPQGGTRGMVSGGGMGPMCPPGHMMGRTGMVPQQQLQQQQAMMANSLLHHPSNPYPGMMSSQQHPHNLMAQQNIMMMQAKQRSMPISGDPFGPQGPLMSPQGPMMAPSHPQSGMMGPQSLRQRGMSLDSPIGYGPGGMANMPF; this is encoded by the exons ATGCACCCAGACAATAAACTGGCCAATCATGGCAAGCAGGTCACCAGTGACAGCCGATCTCAAATACCCAGTGTAAACCAGCaggctcagcagcagcagggagctGCTGGCCACCTAGGTCCAAAGGGCGTTGGTGCCGGGAACCATGGAGTCAAAACCAACCAGATGTCCCCCGGCAACCCTGGACTGAAGGcagtcagccaatcagtgaGCAGCGTTGGAGGGATGCTGAAAACCAAATCCAAGCGAGAGCGGAGCGTCTCAATTGACTCTGGTGAAtcaagaaatgctgttcctccagCGCTGGAGACTGATGCCAAAGGAG AGGGTGTTATGCGCAGCAAGCGGCGCTGTGTTCTGGAGAAGAAACAGCCATATAGTGGAGATGAATGGTGCTCTGGACCTGAcacagaggaagatgaagacaAGCCACACACTGCGACCCACC GAGAGTGTGGGCTGGCAGGTCCTATCCAAGGGCTCTCTGATCGCCTGTCTGCAGGGCCTGTGTCTGAACCTGCAGGTCCTGTAATGGGATGTGGAGTGGGACCAGGGTTAAAGACAGAGCCACCTCTGCCTTCACAGCAAGTGGTGTACGTTTTCACAACGAGCCTAGCCAACAG TGCTGCAGAGGCAGTAATGAAAGGACAGACCGATTCCATCCTTCTGTTTCACCAGCAAAATGTATCACACACCAAGTTGGAGCAG GGCCACACATCAGGAAAGCTTCCTAACCAGTCTGAGAAGGCAAACTCTAGCAGCTCTCCACCCACAGGCACCCCTAAATCCCAAAGTGGAACTCCACGGCCAGCCTCTGCAGGAGTTGGAGGCCCATTGCATCCTGCAGGGACACCGTCATCAGCGGGACACTCTGATAATGAATCCTCTCAGACCAGACCTGGCGGAGTTTCCAGCAATAACAATATCGTTGTCCATAGGTCAGAGGGAGGAAGCACGGCCACACCTGCAGGCCCAGTCCCAGGAACTGGAGATGGGGAGGGTGCAGGGGGTATGTCTCTTCCTGTTGCTACTGTTTCTCCCTCGGGCAGTCCCTCCATTCTTTCAGCACACCTACAGGGTGATACAGGCCAGAGAGGTGGCCCAGGGCACACGGATGGTCTTTCCAAAGAGCAGCTGGAACACAGGGAACGCTCTTTGCAGACACTGAGAGATATAGAGAGGCTGCTTCTGCGCAGTGGGGCAAGTGGAGGCCCAGGAGACACAGGAGGCTCCAACAACAATTCTAGTAATAATTCCTCCAACctaaataataacaacaatactGATAGGAGCGGTATACTCGAGGACAGTGACAATGGTACTAATAACTCTGGAAACTGCAGTAGTGGTAATATGCTATCCTCAGCCTTGGCTCCAATGGGGGGGATGAAGAAATATGAAGAACCCCTTCAGTCCATCATATCTCAAACACAGTCCCTTGCTGGACCTGCCCTTGACAGCCCTCAAATGGACTCTCACCATAACCTACCACAACACCCCCATCACCAGCTGTCTTCACCTGGGGTGGACATGGGTCCATTACTTGGACCAGAAGGGCTGACCCCAGAACAAATGGCATGGAGGAAACTTCAAGAAGAATACTACCAAGAGAAGAGACGACAACAAGAGATACAACCCCCCACACATCCACAGCACTTTAGAATGATGACAGAAATTGGCATGCATGGAGGTCCTATGATGATGAGAGGACCCCCTCCTCCCTACCACAGCAAGCCTGGAGACCAGCAGTGGGGTCCTGGCAATATGATGGGAGGAGGAATAGGTGGAAATGCACGAATGATGGACATGCACCAAGAGGGACCCCGTGGCCCCAGGTTCCTGGGACAAATGCAGAGAGGGCCACCGGGGGGAGGCGGTTTTCCTGGTAGTGCAGGGGGAGTTTTATCAGTGGAGGGTCTCGGACCTCAAAGGCCCACCAGGCCAGGGATGATTTGGCTTGATGATATGCCCAACAACATAGGCGGCGGAGGTCCCTTTCATGGCTGCTACCCTGGTGGACCTCCTCAGCACATGCAAGGGGACCCAGAACATCTGTTAACACATGAGGAAATGTTTCGCCTCATGGAGAAACGGCAAATGCAGGGGATTCCCAGGTTTGAACTTGACAGATTGgctaaacagcagcaacagggcAACCTTGGTTCAAGAATAATAGATAATCCTGGAGGGCCAGACTTCCACAGTTTGGGAATAGGCCGGGGTCTACCCTCAACTCGAGGTGATCCTATGGACTTTCCTGGTTCACGGGAGATTATGGGCTCTCCTGGAGGGGGTCCTCAGATAAGAGACCTGGTGGATTCTCATTTAGGGAGCAACCTCCCAATGAACATGAACCCACAGATGAATGttcagcaacaacagcagatgATGCTATCTCAGAAGCTCAGAGGAGGTCCTGCAGGAGGAGGGCCTTTAGGTGACATGTTTAGCCCTGGAGAGATTTCACGAATCAGGGCTTCACAGAATGGAAGAGGAGCAAATAAGGGAATGATCCCAGGACCTGATGGCCCCTTCCAGTTTCCTCATCAAGGTCCCTTCTCTGGAGGACAAGTAGATGGGCCTTATCTTCAACAACCTGGGCCTGAGATGTTTGGGCCTGAGCAGCAAGGTCATAATCAAATGGGAGGTACATCACGGCTTAGTCATATGCCAATGACTGGAGGCCTCAGGGGAGTAGACCTTGGTCCTAGGCACCCCTCTGACCTATCAATCAATGTTAACCCGCTGACCTCTCCTTCTGTGCCTCGTCCCCATCAACTCAAATCTCCATCCCTCAACCAAGAGCCATCTCCTCTTCTACCTTCCCCCTCTGCTCCAGGACTGAAGTCACCCTCACAGATCTCCTCTGCAGGGCATCACCCCACTCTTCCCCCTGCGTCTGGTGCTGGgactccctcctcttcttccatgAAGTCCCCCCAGATAATGGGGTCTACCAACCTTGGGTTGCACTCTCCATCTGCTTCTCCTGGACGACTCAAGTCCCCTGCCATGGCTGTGGGCTCTCCAGGGTGGGCGTCTCCCAAAACAGCTCTTCCAAGTCCAGGTGGTCCAACGAGTGGGAAGGTAGTGGGCAATGGAGGAAGTAGTTCCACTGAGACAG GCCAATCACTTCCCCCCAGGAGTTCCAACTCTACACCTATTAGCCAACCAGGCTCTATGAATCCTAGTATGCCATTTACTTCCTCTCCCGATAACCCTCCATCTCAGAATCCTTTATCTCTTATCATGTCTCAGATGTCCAAATATGCCATGCCCAGTTCTACTCCTCTCTACCATGATGCAATCAAAACAATTGCCACTTCTGACGATGAGATGCTGCCAGATCGACCTCTTCTATCTGGTGTCAGCATTGGAG GAAACATGGGGAACTCCCAGACCTCCCAGATACTTGTCTCCCAGGGCTCCATCGGTCCCCACAGTGATCCACAAAGCCCCATGGGTATTGTGAGCCAAGGTCAGCAACACCTGCCCCATGATGCCTCAGGACCTGTGCTTTCATCCCCAAACCAAATGGGCATGCCTGCCATGAATTCTGCCATGATGGGAGGAGGTGCACCTGAAGGAATGGGGCCCTGCAATGTTTCACCTATGTCTCAGAACCAGATGACAGGTTTCCCTCGCATCCAGCCACCACCTCATGGGCACATGCACTCACCTATTGGAAGAATGTCACAGAATTTCTCTCAGTCGAATGAGGATATTCTCCCACCTCAGCAGTTACACCTACTTAGAAAAGGTCATCCTCACCAGCGCCCCTCTCATCCCTCAGACTCATTTGCCTCTTTGCCCATGGGGGATGGCCCAGATCTAAGTGAAGTTATACGACCCTCTCACACAGGGATCCCTGAGTTTGATCTCTCCCGCATCATTCCTTCTGATAAGCCCAGTAGCACTCTTCAGTATTTCCCAAAGAGTGAGCCACATCAGAATCCACATCAGGGGCCACCATCCCAGCAACCTACtccacagcagctcctcaaacAGCTATCATCTTCTGGCCCATCGTCTAACCCCCACTTAGCAAACCTACAGAATATGATGGCTGAACAGCAGCTGCCACTTCACCCCTCACATGGTGGAATACGCCAAAACATGGGCATTCCTCAAGGGGGCACTAGGGGTATGGTGTCTGGTGGGGGTATGGGCCCCATGTGCCCCCCTGGACATATGATGGGAAGGACAGGCATGGTGCCCCAGCAGCAACTCCAGCAACAGCAAGCCATGATGGCAAACAGCCTTCTCCACCATCCTTCCAATCCTTACCCTGGCATGATGTCCTCTCAGCAGCACCCACACAATCTGATGGCAcagcaaaacattatgatgatGCAGGCTAAGCAGCGAAGCATGCCAATATCCGGGGATCCCTTTGGTCCCCAGGGTCCTCTAATGTCCCCTCAGGGTCCCATGATGGCCCCTTCCCACCCACAGTCTGGTATGATGGGCCCCCAGTCTCTCAGACAGCGGGGAATGTCTCTGGACAGTCCTATTGGCTATGGCCCTGGAGGTATGGCCAATATGCCATTCTGA